A single window of Meiothermus sp. DNA harbors:
- a CDS encoding cytochrome P460 family protein, giving the protein MKKWMMLIGLLFIGVVLAQVTSLAENIRGYASWTRVNVNKINTAGAHPLGKDVYVNLAPDRLLGSNGNYRLPFAQGTIFVKERVDPSSLQVTNVWVMQKRSNNASDWAWAAYERKGEAFQGGALADPAMCVGCHQQASATDLVFTPWGRR; this is encoded by the coding sequence ATGAAAAAGTGGATGATGCTAATCGGACTGCTGTTTATCGGGGTTGTTTTGGCGCAGGTGACCAGCCTGGCAGAGAATATTCGCGGCTATGCAAGCTGGACACGGGTGAATGTGAACAAAATCAACACTGCCGGCGCGCACCCTTTGGGCAAAGACGTGTATGTCAACCTGGCGCCCGACCGGCTCTTGGGCTCCAACGGGAACTACCGGCTCCCCTTTGCCCAGGGAACCATCTTTGTCAAAGAGCGCGTGGATCCCTCGAGCCTGCAGGTGACCAACGTTTGGGTGATGCAAAAGCGCAGCAATAACGCCTCCGACTGGGCCTGGGCGGCTTACGAGCGCAAGGGCGAGGCGTTTCAGGGGGGCGCCCTGGCCGACCCGGCCATGTGTGTGGGCTGCCATCAGCAGGCCAGTGCCACCGACCTTGTATTTACCCCTTGGGGCCGCCGTTAG
- a CDS encoding Crp/Fnr family transcriptional regulator, giving the protein MSYLHQPGFLERLSEHERQRLGQICPPRAYQPGELLYREGDPCQGLLILIEGQVKLTRVSAGGLERIVYVAGSGDLLGVNFLEPDALHSSSAVCLSQVMICPVAKSQIEQVSRELPNVPLRLAQVLAERVEQLEAQLEVSSAPVAFRIGRAFAWLARRFSVPDFSPWRDLPMELKQEELAAMCGTTRVTVTHTLGELRSLGLVEGTRGRYRVKLKALEDWLEGFAID; this is encoded by the coding sequence ATGTCCTACCTACACCAGCCGGGCTTTTTGGAGCGGTTGAGCGAGCACGAGCGCCAACGTTTGGGCCAGATATGCCCGCCCCGCGCCTACCAACCAGGCGAACTCCTGTACCGCGAGGGCGACCCCTGCCAGGGGCTGCTGATTCTGATTGAGGGCCAGGTAAAGCTTACCCGTGTGTCTGCAGGCGGACTCGAGCGCATTGTGTATGTGGCCGGTAGTGGCGACCTGCTAGGGGTCAATTTTCTGGAACCAGACGCTCTCCACTCCAGCAGCGCGGTTTGCCTGAGCCAGGTTATGATCTGCCCGGTAGCAAAAAGCCAGATCGAGCAGGTATCGCGCGAGCTGCCTAACGTTCCGTTGCGTTTAGCGCAGGTCTTGGCCGAAAGAGTAGAGCAGCTCGAGGCCCAGCTCGAGGTCTCCTCGGCCCCGGTGGCCTTCCGCATTGGCCGTGCGTTTGCCTGGCTGGCCCGGCGCTTCAGCGTGCCCGACTTTTCGCCCTGGCGCGACTTGCCCATGGAGCTCAAACAAGAAGAACTGGCCGCCATGTGCGGCACCACCCGGGTAACGGTCACCCATACCCTGGGCGAGCTGCGCAGCCTAGGGCTGGTGGAAGGCACCCGGGGCCGTTACCGGGTCAAACTAAAAGCCCTCGAGGACTGGCTCGAGGGCTTTGCAATCGACTAG